A section of the Saccopteryx leptura isolate mSacLep1 chromosome 6, mSacLep1_pri_phased_curated, whole genome shotgun sequence genome encodes:
- the LOC136376030 gene encoding LOW QUALITY PROTEIN: protocadherin alpha-12-like (The sequence of the model RefSeq protein was modified relative to this genomic sequence to represent the inferred CDS: inserted 2 bases in 2 codons; deleted 2 bases in 2 codons; substituted 3 bases at 3 genomic stop codons) — MPYHPEFWRSPYLQWCFTWGGGPGTRGLLLSLLLPAVWKAGSGQVHYLVLEETNHGTFVGRIGQDLGLELAELAPRLFRVASKDRRMASKDFLEVNLQSGILFVNSRIYCKELXGRSAECSIHLEMIVKRPLQVFHVEVEVKDINDNPPVFSGEQKILILESAPLDSYFPLEGASDADIGVNSILTYWLRLSEYFTLXNNHEKDNSILPELVVWKTLDRXETPEMNILLTTLDGGKPEXSVYIQITVLDLNDNAPESDESGYKVLLFENVPNDKRVIQLHASDLDERLNREIFYGIRMLLPASDKGLFSINSETGEIRISGKLNFEENNEYEIHGNTIDKGIPSMAGHCTVLMEVLDLNDNIPKVMVTSLSLPVXEDTQVGTIIALIRMSDPDSGTNGQVNCWLTPYVSFKLVSIFRNYYSLVLDSALDRESVSEYAVVVTAWDGSSPSLSAMASVSVEVVDVNDNAPMLAQPEYTVFVKENNPPGCHIFTVSARDLDVQENALVSYSLVERRVGGHALLSYVSVHADSRKLYALHPLDHEELELLQFQVRARETGVPPLGSNVTLQVFLLEENDNTPVLLPPGAQEPDVCCSRFCSFRPGRQGAARAHHAGPGAGAGGAGAAPVLNGVQRPQGPSGGKSAEWHFFVNSRIDREELCGQTAEYSIHLEVIVERPLQVFHVEVEVKDINDNPPMFPENTKKIIIAESKPLETRFPLDGASDADIGVNSALPYRIDPNDYFALDTQDNLGQASSLTLVLKKSLDREEIQGHRLLLTANDRGKPELTGTVQLLITILDVNDNAPEFDKFIYKVRVLENAFNGALVLKLNATDPDDSINGDIIYSFRRPVSPAVLSAFIINPNSGEIRTKVEILDINDNVPEVTITSLSPPVREDAQVCTVIALISVSDRDSGINGQVTCSLTPHVPFKLVSTFKNYYSLCWTVP, encoded by the exons ATGCCATATCATCCGGAATTCTGG CGATCTCCTTATCTGCAGTGGTGTTTTACCTGGGGAGGAGGCCCAGGAACCCGGGGCCTGCTGCTCTCACTTCTGCTCCCAGCAGTCTGGAAGGCGGGGAGTGGCCAGGTCCACTACTTGGTCCTGGAGGAGACCAATCACGGCACCTTCGTGGGCCGCATCGGGCAGGACCTGGGACTGGAGCTGGCGGAGCTGGCGCCGCGCCTGTTCCGGGTGGCGTCCAAAGACCGC AGAATGGCATCCAAAGATTTTCTGGAGGTAAATCTGCAGAGTGGCATTTTGTTTGTAAATTCTCGAATCTACTGCAAAGAGCTGTGAGGGCGGAGCGCTGAGTGCAGCATCCACCTGGAGATGATCGTGAAGAGGCCGCTGCAGGTTTTCcatgtggaggtggaggtgaaggacATTAATGACAACCCCCCGGTATTCAGCGGAGAACAAAAGATACTTATTTTGGAATCAGCACCTCTGGACTCATATTTTCCTCTAGAGGGCGCTTCTGATGCGGATATCGGGGTAAACTCTATTCTGACTTACTGGTTAAGACTAAGTGAGTATTTTACTC AAAATAATCACGAAAAAGATAACAGTATATTGCCTGAACTGGTTGTTTGGAAGACCTTGGATAGATAGGAAACGCCAGAAATGAATATATTGCTGACCACCTTGGATGGCGGTAAACCCG GTTCTGTTTATATTCAAATAACCGTCCTGGATTTGAATGATAATGCTCCAGAGTCTGATGAGTCTGGCTATAAAGTACTGCTGTTTGAAAATGTCCCAAACGACAAGAGAGTCATTCAACTACACGCTTCTGATCTAGATGAAAGACTGAATAGAGAAATTTTCTATGGAATCAGAATGCTTTTGCCAGCGAGTGATAAaggtttattttcaataaattcagaaacaggtgaaatcagaatttctgggaaatTGAATTTTGAAGAGAATAATGAATATGAAATTCATGGTAACACCATTGATAAAGGGATTCCTTCCATGGCAGGTCATTGCACAGTCCTGATGGAAGTTCTAGACCTGAATGACAATATACCCAAGGTAATGGTCACTTCGCTGTCACTCCCAGTTTGAGAGGATACTCAAGTGGGCACCATCATTGCTTTGATCAGAATGTCTGACCCAGACTCTGGCACCAACGGGCAGGTGAACTGCTGGCTAACACCCTATGTCTCCTTCAAGCTGGTGTCTATTTTCAGGAACTAC TATTCACTGGTGCTGGACAGTGCCCTGGACCGCGAGAGCGTGTCCGAATATGCTGTAGTAGTGACCGCATGGGACGGAAGCTCGCCTTCGCTGTCAGCTATGGCCAGCGTGTCCGTGGAGGTGGTCGACGTGAACGACAACGCGCCAATGTTAGCACAGCCCGAGTACACGGTGTTCGTGAAGGAGAACAACCCGCCAGGCTGCCACATCTTCACGGTGTCCGCGCGGGACTTGGACGTGCAGGAGAACGCGCTGGTGTCCTACTCGCTGGTGGAGAGACGGGTGGGCGGGCATGCGCTGTTGAGCTACGTGTCGGTGCACGCGGACAGCCGCAAGTTGTATGCGCTGCATCCTCTGGACCACGAGGAGCTGGAGCTGCTGCAATTCCAGGTGCGCGCGCGTGAAACGGGCGTGCCGCCTCTGGGCAGCAACGTGACGCTGCAGGTGTTCTTATTAGAAGAGAATGACAACACGCCCGTGCTGCTGCCGCCTGGG GCTCAGGAGCCCGACGTCTGCTGCTCTCGCTTTTGTTCCTTTCGTCCTGGGAGACAGGGAGCGGCCAG GGCACATCACGCAggacctggggctggagctggtggAGCTGGTGCCGCGCCAGTTCTGAATGGCGTCCAAAGACCGCAGGGACCTTCTGGAGGTAAATCTGCAGAATGGCATTTTTTTGTGAATTCTCGGATCGACCGCGAGGAGCTGTGCGGGCAGACCGCGGAGTACAGCATCCACCTGGAAGTGATCGTGGAGAGGCCGCTGCAGGTTTTCcatgtggaggtggaggtgaaggacATTAACGACAATCCACCCATGTTCCCAGAAAACACgaaaaaaataatcattgcaGAATCTAAACCTCTGGAAACTCGGTTTCCACTAGATGGCGCATCTGATGCAGATATTGGAGTCAACTCGGCTTTGCCCTATCGAATAGATCCCAACGATTATTTCGCGTTGGACACACAAGACAATCTTGGACAAGCGTCTTCGTTAACACTTGTGTTGAAAAAATCATTGGACAGAGAGGAAATTCAGGGACATAGATTATTATTGACAGCCAACGATAGAGGTAAACCTGAGCTGACAGGCACAGTTCAACTGCTGATCACAATTCTGGATGTGAATGACAACGCCCCAGAATTTGACAAATTCATTTACAAGGTGAGAGTTTTAGAGAACGCATTTAATGGAGCATTAGTATTAAAGCTAAATGCCACAGATCCTGATGATAGTATAAACGGAGACATAATTTACTCATTTAGAAGGCCTGTATCGCCTGCAGTGTTAAGTGCATTTATTATAAATCCCAACAGTGGAGAAATTAGGACAAAAG TGGAAATACTAGACATAAATGATAATGTCCCAGAAGTTACAATCACTTCTCTGTCACCTCCTGTGCGAGAGGATGCTCAGGTCTGCACCGTGATTGCCTTGATCAGCGTGTCTGACCGTGACTCTGGCATTAACGGGCAGGTGACCTGCTCACTAACACCTCATGTCCCCTTCAAACTGGTGTCCACCTTCAAGAATTACTATTCACTGTGCTGGACAGTGCCTTAG